Part of the Acidimicrobiales bacterium genome is shown below.
GGGGCGGCCGCGCCGGTATCAGAGTGCTCGTGACGGTCGCTCAGGCCGTCACAGCGGGCGGGTCCAGCGCCGGTCCTCGCCATCCCGCACGAACCCGAGGCGGGCCCAGAACACCGCGCCGAGCTCGTTGCCGTCGTGCACCAGGGCGTCCAGGCGGCGGGCCCCGACGGCCCGGGCCCGGGCGGCGGCCGCATCGAGGAGGAGGCGCCCCACTCCCTCCCGGCGATGGTCGGGCCGGACCGCCATCCGGTAGAGGTGGGCCCGCCATCCGTCCCACCCGAGGATGACGGTTCCGACCACGGCGCCGTCGGCCTCGACGATCATCAGGGCGCCAGGGTCGCGCTCCAACAGGCGGGCGACGGCTCCGGCGTCGCTCGGTAGGCGGGTCGGACCGGCGGCAGCGGCCCACAGGCCGATCACCGCCTCAGCGTCGGCCACCGTCGCCGCCCTCACCGTCGTCACCACTCCGACCCTTGCACACCGCGGTCTCCCACCACGCCGACCCGGCGCGCTCCCGCCGCGGGCGACGACCCGGCCGACGGGGCGCGACGATCGGGCCGTGCCGAAGTTCGACGAGCTGGTGCGGCCGTGACCATGGCGACGGATGACCGCCGCCTGAGCCTGCGGGCCGACTGCGGGCGATGCGCCGGACTCTGCTGCGTGGCCCCGGCCTTCGAGAAGTCGGCGGACTTCGCCCTCGCCAAGCCGGCCGGCCGGCCCTGCCCCCACCTCACCGAGCCCTTTCGGTGCGGGATCCACGACTCGCTCCGGGACCGCGGATTTCGGGGGTGCGCGGTGTTCGACTGCTTCGGCGCCGGCCAGCACCTCGTGCAGGTGACCTTCAGCGGCCGGACCTGGAGGGACGGGCCCGATGGGGCCCGGCGGATGCTGGCCCTGTTCCCGGTGATGCGCGTCCTGCACGAGCTGGCCTGGTACGCCACGGAGGCGGTGAGCCGCCTCGACGAGGGACCTCTGCGGGACCGGGTGGAGCAGCTGAGCGCCGAGGTCGAGAGGTGGATCGCCGCGGACGAGCTCGTCCTGGCCGACCTCGACGTCCGGGCGTTCCGGCGGGAGGCCGCAGACCTGCTTCGAGCCGTGAGCGAGGACCTCCGCCGCTCCCTCCCCGGCCGGTCCGAGGATCGCGCCGGCGCCGATCTGATCGGGTCCGACCTGGCCGGCGCCGACCTCCGGGGGGCCAGCCTCCGCAACGCCTGCCTGATCGCCGCCGACCTCCGCGGGGCGAGGCTCCAGGGCGCCGACCTCCTCGGCGCCGACCTGAGAGACGCCGACCTGCGCAGTGCCGACCTCACCGGGGCCCTCTTCGTCACCCAGCCCCAGATCGACGCCGCCCGGGGAGACGAGCGGACGGCACTGACCCCGCCGTTGCGCCGGCCGGGGCACTGGAGGGCGTCAGGTACCTGACCGGCCATCCACGAGCACGGCGGGATCGGACCAGACGTACCGAAGGCCGTGAGGGGTGCCTTGGAGACGCCCGGCAACGCCGCCGGGCGGGTTGACCGCCCTCCGGTCGGCGGGCCTCCCACCCCGCGCGTCGTAGAAGGCCTGGGCGGCGACGTTCTGCTCGAGCACCCAGAGGTAGAGCCCGCCCCGTCCCCGTCCGACCACGGCGGCGGCCGCCGCGGCCATCAGCCGGGTGCCGATGCCGGACCGCTTGCGGCGGTAGGTGACGTGGAGGTTGTCGACGAGCGCCCCCCACACCGGGTCGTCGTCGAACACGACGTGCCCGAACCCCACCGGCTCTCCGTTGTCCTCGGCCAGGATGGTCGAGGTGCCCCCGTCCTGGCCGGCCAGGCGCGCGGACCAGACCACCTTCCGGTCGGCCTCGACGTCACCGTCCAGGAAGGCGTCGGAATAGGCGCCCCGGTAGTGACGGCGCCAGCTGTCGGCATGCAGGGCGGCGACGGTCGCGGCGTCGTCCGCTCCCGCCCGGCGCAGCTCTATGCGATCGATGGGGCGAAGGTAGCGACGGGTTCCCCGAACGTCCACCGCATTGAGGCCGGACACCCGGTCCGCAGCGAGCGGACCGCGGGTTGCGGTAGAAGTCGGGGATGAACAAGGGCCATCTCGAGTTTCTGGCCAGCCCCGACTGGGCCCGCATGCTGGAGACCGATCTCCTGCCCTGGGTGGAGGGGGCCGGCGACCTCGGCGACGACGTGCTGGAGATCGGTCCCGGACCGGGGCTCACTACGGACCTGCTGCGGACCCGGGTCCGCCGGGTGACCGCCGTCGAGATCGACCCGACCCTGGCCGGTCCGCTCCGGGAACGCCTGGCGGGCACCAACGTGGAGGTGATCTGCGCCGACGCCACCGCCGCCGGCCTGGAGGAAGCCCGCTTCTCGGCCGCCACGTGCTTCTCGATGCTGCACCACATGCCCTCGAGCGAGGATCAGGACCGCCTGTTCGCCGAGCTGGCCCGGGTTCTGCGGCCCGGCGCGATCTTCGTCGGAGCGGACTCGCGCGACCTGGAGATGATCCGGGCCGGCCACATCGACGACACCTTCGTGCCCGTCGACCCCGACGCCCTCCCCGGCCGCCTGGCGGCGGTGGGATTCACCGACACGTCCGTGGACGTAGGCGACTACCAGTTCCGCTTCGTCACCCACCAGGCCATACGTCGGTAATAGTCCGCTGGTGAGCTGGTACCGGGTGGAGCCGGAATCCACCCGGCGCTCCACCCTGGCGCCGATGGCGCACGGGCCCGCGTCCCGGACACTGGCCCCATGACGATCACCGAGTACCTCCTCAACCTTGCCCTCATCGGACTGGTCGTGGTTCAGATCCGCGGCCACCGGATCACCAAGGCCCGTCTCCTGTTCCCCGTCGTCGTGACGGTGTGGGTGGCCGGCCAGTTCCTCCATTCGATCCCCACGGCGGGCAACGACGTCCTCCTCGAGGCGGGCCTGGCCCTGGTCGGCGCCGAGCTCGGAGTCGGCGCCGGTTTGGCCACCAGTGTCCGGACGGACGGAGCCGGCGCCTTCGCCAAGGCCGGCCTGGCGGCGGCGGTGCTGTGGGTCCTGGGCATCGGCGCCCGCATGGGCTTCTCCCTGTGGGTGACCAACGGCGGCCAGGCCAGCGTGGCCCGCTTCAGCGCCGCCCACCACATCACGTCGGGTTCCGCCTGGGCGGCCGGGTTCGTGCTCATGGCGATGATCGAGGTGGCCCTGCGGACCGGCGTGCTGTACCTGAAGGCCCGTCAGCTCGGCGTCGAGATCCCCCGGGGCGGACTGCGCCAGCACCTGGCGACGGTCTGAGATTCTGAGATCATCAGAGCCGGTGCTCATCCCGTCGCTGTTCCGCACGCCGCCGGGGACCGTCCGGTGGGCGGGTCTGGCCCGCCTGGCCGGACTGGCCGCCCTCCTGTGGGGAGTCTCCCAGCAGGTCCACCCCGAAGGTACCGGGGACCGGGTGGCGGTCGGCCTCCTCATGGCGGCGGCCACGGCGGGATGGATGGCCGGGGGCCTGACGTGGTCGGGGTGGCTGGCCGGCCCTGACACCGGGCTCGGGGTCCGGCCCCGCCGGGCGGCTCTTCTGGTCCTGGCCGCCGCCGGTGGAGGCCTGGCGGCCCTGGCTCCCATCGCCATCACCTTTCCGGCCGTGGCGGCCCTCGGAGCCGGGATCGGCCTCGAGACACCGGAGGCGTTGGGCGTGGCCGTGGTCGGCGCCGTGTCCGTCCTCGTGGCCGGGGCGGTCTCGGGAGCCCCGGCCGGATTCATGGTGTCCGGTGGCGTCTCGACCGTGGCCGGGCTCATGGCCGGCCGGACACGCCGCCAGTACACCGACCGCGCCCGGCAGGCGGAGTCGCTGCTCGAGGAGCGGATGCGCGCTGACGCCGAACGCGACCGGGCGGCGGCGCTGGCGGAGCGGAACCGCATCGCCCGGGAGATCCACGACGTGCTGGCCCACTCTCTGGGCGCCCTGGCGGTGCAGCTGGACGCGGCCGACGCCGTGCTGGAGAACGGGGCGGACAGCGAGCGGGCCCGGCAGCTGGTGCGCCAGGCCCGGGGACTGGCGGTGACCGGCCTGGCCGAGACCCGCCAGGCGGTGCACGCCCTTCGCGAGGAGCCGGTGGCGCTGGCGGAGCAGCTGGCGTCACTGGTGACCCACGACGGTGCCAGCCTCTCGGTGACCGGCTCCCCCCGTGCTCTCGACGCAGGCGTGGGCGTGGCCCTCTACCGGGTGGCCCAGGAGGCCATCACCAACGCCCGCAAGCACGCGCCGGGGGCGCCGATCTCGGTCGTGCTCGACTTCGGGACGCGGGCCACTGTCGTCACCGTGTCCAACGGGGCCCCGACGACGAACGAGACTCCGGGCCCGCTGGCTCGCAGTGGCGCCGGGTTCGGCCTGACCGGGATGCGGGAGCGCATCGAGCTGCTCGGCGGCTCGGTGCACGCGGGAGCGGATGGACCCGGATTCACGGTGCGGGCCAGCGTCCCGGCATGAGAGTGGTCGTGGTCGACGACCAGACGGCCGTCCGCGAGGGCCTGGTCACCCTGCTCGGCACCCTGGAGGGCATCGAGGTCGTCGGGGCGGCGGCCAACGGCCGGGAAGCCCTCGATGTGGTGTCCACCGCCAAACCGAACGTCGTCCTGATGGACCTCAACATGCCGGTCCTCGACGGAATCGGCGCCACCGCCGCCATCCGCGCCGAGAACCCGGAGATCCAGGTGGTGGTGCTGACGACCTACGGAGACGACCAGTCGATCATCGGTGCCCTCCGCGCCGGCGCCATCGGCTACCTCACCAAGGATGCCGGAAGGGACCACATCCACCGGGCCATCGAGGCGGCCGCCGCCGGCCAGGCCGTGCTCGACCCGACCGTGCAGGCGCGCCTCGTGGACGCAGCGACGCTGCCGGCGGCCCCCT
Proteins encoded:
- a CDS encoding GNAT family N-acetyltransferase, which gives rise to MRRHGHGRTSSSNFGTARSSRPVGRVVARGGSAPGRRGGRPRCARVGVVTTVRAATVADAEAVIGLWAAAAGPTRLPSDAGAVARLLERDPGALMIVEADGAVVGTVILGWDGWRAHLYRMAVRPDHRREGVGRLLLDAAAARARAVGARRLDALVHDGNELGAVFWARLGFVRDGEDRRWTRPL
- a CDS encoding pentapeptide repeat-containing protein — translated: MATDDRRLSLRADCGRCAGLCCVAPAFEKSADFALAKPAGRPCPHLTEPFRCGIHDSLRDRGFRGCAVFDCFGAGQHLVQVTFSGRTWRDGPDGARRMLALFPVMRVLHELAWYATEAVSRLDEGPLRDRVEQLSAEVERWIAADELVLADLDVRAFRREAADLLRAVSEDLRRSLPGRSEDRAGADLIGSDLAGADLRGASLRNACLIAADLRGARLQGADLLGADLRDADLRSADLTGALFVTQPQIDAARGDERTALTPPLRRPGHWRASGT
- a CDS encoding GNAT family N-acetyltransferase; its protein translation is MDVRGTRRYLRPIDRIELRRAGADDAATVAALHADSWRRHYRGAYSDAFLDGDVEADRKVVWSARLAGQDGGTSTILAEDNGEPVGFGHVVFDDDPVWGALVDNLHVTYRRKRSGIGTRLMAAAAAAVVGRGRGGLYLWVLEQNVAAQAFYDARGGRPADRRAVNPPGGVAGRLQGTPHGLRYVWSDPAVLVDGRSGT
- a CDS encoding class I SAM-dependent methyltransferase, whose protein sequence is MNKGHLEFLASPDWARMLETDLLPWVEGAGDLGDDVLEIGPGPGLTTDLLRTRVRRVTAVEIDPTLAGPLRERLAGTNVEVICADATAAGLEEARFSAATCFSMLHHMPSSEDQDRLFAELARVLRPGAIFVGADSRDLEMIRAGHIDDTFVPVDPDALPGRLAAVGFTDTSVDVGDYQFRFVTHQAIRR
- a CDS encoding histidine kinase; this translates as MLIPSLFRTPPGTVRWAGLARLAGLAALLWGVSQQVHPEGTGDRVAVGLLMAAATAGWMAGGLTWSGWLAGPDTGLGVRPRRAALLVLAAAGGGLAALAPIAITFPAVAALGAGIGLETPEALGVAVVGAVSVLVAGAVSGAPAGFMVSGGVSTVAGLMAGRTRRQYTDRARQAESLLEERMRADAERDRAAALAERNRIAREIHDVLAHSLGALAVQLDAADAVLENGADSERARQLVRQARGLAVTGLAETRQAVHALREEPVALAEQLASLVTHDGASLSVTGSPRALDAGVGVALYRVAQEAITNARKHAPGAPISVVLDFGTRATVVTVSNGAPTTNETPGPLARSGAGFGLTGMRERIELLGGSVHAGADGPGFTVRASVPA
- a CDS encoding response regulator transcription factor, which codes for MRVVVVDDQTAVREGLVTLLGTLEGIEVVGAAANGREALDVVSTAKPNVVLMDLNMPVLDGIGATAAIRAENPEIQVVVLTTYGDDQSIIGALRAGAIGYLTKDAGRDHIHRAIEAAAAGQAVLDPTVQARLVDAATLPAAPSPATLPDGLTDREGEVLRLMAAGLSNSEIATQLYVSEATVKTHINHIFAKTNSRDRGQAIAYAHRHALA